From the genome of Streptomyces sp. NBC_01341, one region includes:
- a CDS encoding MFS transporter produces the protein MAAGYLDILRARHAARLLAGTLVGRLPNGTAHIAIVLFTRAEGGSYTLAGALAAAYGLATAVGQPLLGRAVDLHGQPRVQLPAAVLSALGMAALALAGLGSLPVAYAAVVVAGVFTPPLEGGLRALWPTVLGGEDRVHRAYAMDAVAQEVMFTVGPLLVTVLVSLWSPAAALLVINAIGVLGALSVVLSEPSRTWRSAPREAHWLGALRSPGLLALLGAFFFVGLALGSITVAGVAYADDHGRESVYGWLMAALGLGALIGGVAYGARQWAGTPERRLRGIVALLALCYLPLTLTPGVAAMTALSALAGVFLAPAIACSFIVVDRHAPRGTVTEAFSWLVTTFGVGAAAGTAVAGPAAELGGTAWSFAVAGAGGVAALLVLLATGRVLAAPGRTPAVVAGSENDRNGAAEPGFSSGHKA, from the coding sequence ATGGCCGCGGGATATCTGGACATCCTCCGGGCGCGGCACGCCGCCCGGCTCCTGGCGGGCACGCTGGTGGGGAGGCTGCCGAACGGCACCGCCCACATCGCGATCGTCCTGTTCACCCGCGCGGAGGGCGGCAGCTACACGCTGGCCGGCGCCCTGGCGGCGGCGTACGGCCTCGCCACCGCCGTCGGGCAGCCGCTGCTGGGCCGGGCCGTGGACCTGCACGGCCAGCCGCGCGTGCAGTTGCCCGCAGCCGTCCTCTCCGCCCTCGGAATGGCCGCGCTGGCCCTGGCCGGGCTCGGCTCGCTCCCCGTGGCCTACGCCGCGGTGGTCGTGGCCGGTGTCTTCACGCCACCTCTGGAGGGCGGTCTGCGTGCCCTGTGGCCGACGGTGCTGGGCGGCGAGGACCGGGTGCACCGGGCGTACGCCATGGACGCGGTGGCGCAGGAGGTCATGTTCACCGTGGGGCCGCTCCTGGTGACGGTCCTGGTCTCGCTCTGGTCGCCGGCCGCCGCGCTGCTCGTCATCAACGCCATCGGAGTCCTCGGGGCGCTGTCCGTGGTGCTCTCCGAGCCCTCCAGGACCTGGCGTTCGGCGCCCCGTGAGGCGCACTGGCTGGGCGCCCTGCGCTCTCCCGGCCTGCTGGCCCTGCTGGGCGCGTTCTTCTTCGTCGGCCTCGCTCTCGGCTCGATCACGGTGGCCGGTGTCGCCTACGCCGACGACCACGGCAGGGAGTCCGTGTACGGCTGGCTGATGGCCGCTCTCGGCCTCGGAGCGCTGATCGGCGGAGTGGCGTACGGGGCGCGGCAGTGGGCCGGTACACCCGAACGGCGGCTTCGCGGCATCGTCGCCCTCCTGGCCCTGTGCTACCTGCCGTTGACGCTCACGCCCGGCGTCGCCGCCATGACCGCTCTGTCCGCGCTGGCCGGGGTCTTCCTGGCTCCGGCGATCGCCTGCTCGTTCATCGTGGTGGACCGTCACGCGCCGCGGGGCACGGTGACCGAGGCGTTCTCCTGGCTCGTGACGACCTTCGGGGTGGGTGCGGCGGCCGGAACGGCGGTGGCCGGCCCGGCCGCCGAGCTCGGCGGCACGGCGTGGAGTTTCGCCGTCGCGGGGGCCGGTGGAGTGGCGGCGTTGCTGGTCCTGCTGGCCACCGGAAGGGTCCTCGCAGCTCCCGGGCGTACGCCCGCTGTCGT